From the Labrus mixtus chromosome 10, fLabMix1.1, whole genome shotgun sequence genome, the window AAAGACTTGAAAAGGAGCAGAATATTCTTTATCACTTGGCTGCCTTAATTTTAGGGACAGTGTTTTATAGTCTAGCCTGAAAGATTTATCAGCTGAATCTGCCGCTGCATCAACTCTCCCACATTGAGCATAGTCCACTGTAAAAAAGGACATTATACAAAAACCCGGTGAATCAAAAAATCCCAAACCTTTTTCATCAAACCTAAATTCTTTAACCTAGAGAAAGGTAAGCTGAAATGAATGTCATTTCATGTCAAACAGGATCAACACTTTGAGCTGAATGAAAGTGCTGGAATGGAAATGAGGGATAGAACTTTTGCGGGGGAAAATGCAGCTCAGTAGAGCTAAGCAAATTTGCATTTAATCAATttgaaaaaaggttttaatgcAAAGTTAGTTGCCGAGATGTCCTATTCACACACACGCCCtcttgcacacatacacacccctaAAACTCATCACTCCAACGCCATTTCATTGTGCAATCCATCTTAATCAGCTAGCCCATCAGAGACAATATATcctcccctccatctctctctccagctccgGATGGAGTGATTGAGGGGTGTAAAGAGGAGGATGTTTCTGCCTGCCGTCTCCTCCCCCaccacacccacccacccaaaaacccccatccctcctcctcctcaccaggACAGCTCTTAAGTGCTTGTGGGTTTTTATGTTTGTAGTGTTTTATAGGAGTGGGCAGGAGCCAGGGGCTGTAAAAGTGTGgatggaaggagggaggggggaggaaaagaggaggagaaggaggaggagtagagagTTACTGTAAATCCAATCTTTATTGAGAGCGACACGAACGACAAACAGAGGCCGGCCGGCCAGCCTCCCCTGTAACGCCCTGCTTACCTGATCGATCAGAGCTGacggaggaaaggaggaagaaaTGACTTACTTTCTACCTGTTCATCCTCAGCTCTCcagtgtttttttatctgtaaatatgaatgtgtgCTCGTCTCATTATGCAAACATCCATGAGTGTTTTTTGTACGCCTGCAGTCAATTACAAACCACCAGCCAGGCCTGGAAGCCCCCCTCCTAACCTGCCTACCAGTCTGCCAGTGCAGCGTATAATTGGCCACAGTTGGCTTCAATTGAATGTTTTGCTGCTTTAGGGGCTAAATGATTCTTCAAGGCCGTCAGAGCAGCCAGAGAAAAGACACAGCACTCCCTTCCACAAGTCACAAACCACAGGCACTGCTGATTATTTCCTCTTCTGTAATAGGAGAATCATTGTGCCAGCAATCTTCTAAATGAGCATTACCAACTGTCTCTTTTGTAATTGTCCCTGGatgtctgctcttttgtttaaaCTTCACATCAAGTGCGACTGACATCACTCACAGCCTCTTAGTCAATCAGTTAGTCATCGGCTGGAAAGGTCAGCTGCTTACTCGACAAAATGACCACAGAGACAAGCGGCAGGCCAGCCCATCGGTCACACAGAGAAGGATGAGGAGACTTTgcagccccaaaaaaaaaaaaccctctgtgGATACCCCGTACCtgcttgttgccatggcaatgcAGTCTGAGGCTTCAATACAAGCTTGTGTCCCCTCCCTGCCTCTCTTttacctctctttttttttttctccctcatccAGACTCtaccctcccttttttttttttcggtcaGCCTGCTGACTTGCTCTCACACACTCCGTCTCTCAGTCATGTTTCCTCTGGCGCTGCTGTGTTTTTCAGCTTCCCCTCGCTCACCTTGCCTCGTCCTCTCTGCTAAATGGCACTTTACTAGCTGTTTCCTCCTGTTAACTCCATGCTACTTTGCATGGTGCGACTCTGTAAAAAGCTCCTATTAAAATACGCAAAGTCGCTTCTACAGACACGGAGTGACACAAATTACAATCACTTTCTAAACACACATATAATTACTTAAACATTTGTAGGCAGATGCATGCACGAATGATTGccagcacacgcacacacacacacacacacacacacacacacacacacacacacacacacacacacacacacacacacacacacacacacacacaggcagtaaTGTTCTAAATGAGAGTCAATGATCAACACATTCACTGGATGCTGGCACGGCGTACACCTGCTGACAGTCAGCTGCCAATGAGCATCTATCATTTTCTGCTAAAGCCTCATCATCAAGCATCATTTAGGCACGCTGGCCTGCCTCTCTCCCCCCTGAAAACCCGTCTGTGCCAAGACTCCGATTCAATTTCCTCCCAATGCCCAAATAGCCTCGTGGGAAAAAGGTCTTCGGTACATGATCGGTCTTTGGGCTCCATCTAATGGTAACTGAGAAAACTCAAATCCTTTTCTGAATATTAAACCAGTCTGtaagaagaaaacactttttataaagATAATGTGACTGATTACAAATAGTAGGTTTCATTAATACATTACACATTTAATAATATTAACATTGTAGTTCATTTGAAATCACACTTTTCTTGTTATTGAGCTTAGTAATGATGCTTAATATGACACATTAAACTGGTTCATATtatattgatgtgtgtgtttaaccctTGGATAATTACAAATCAGTATCAATTATGTTTCCTTGTAACAATCTGTAATTGTATTATTGTTGAACTGTAAACAAATGAACGTTCTCAACATCGTTTAAATACCATCTTTATCATGGCAAAAAGGTTTTAGGTAAGAACCCACTTTTTTAACTTTGTCAAAATGAACTTTTAGAAATGTCAGATGTTGTGAAGGATGTttagcagccttttttttttttatatttacttatGCTCCCTACATCTGCAGGACAAAATGTGTGTGCTGCGCTGGGTCCATTcactaaacaaaacacaacccTTTACGCTAACGTGAAGTGCCTTAACAGTTAAAACAGTCATAAGCTATTGTAcgctttttttacttttctgtcacATTTCTGTCATCACATATCACCAACTCTTACCAGACTACATATAAAAAGTTAGATgcctttaaaaagtcaaatcactGTAACTACGGTTCATTTGCATCATTTAATTTCAAAGGATTCTGTTTATAATCTGTGTAGTTGAGACTTCACATAAAAGCTAGCTTGGCTTTCAGGtcgctttttttctttctcttgaaGTTTACACAGCGACCGTCAGCATTCCTCTTCATTTAAACCCCTTTGTTGTTCTTCTATTGTTGTTTGCTGTGTGTACGAACATGCAGGTAACTATATTTAAGCCTGTTGCTATCCCACCCACACTCTGAGAAAGCCTCATTCCCATTATCACAGCATAAAACCATCCTCACAGCTTCCTCTTTTTGTGCTACGTTTCTGTACACTTCCTTCAGATGGATGCACAAACAGACTCTGCTTTAACACGCAGTGTAGTCATCCATAATCCTTTCTCAGGTTTCCCTGTTTgcctatatttattttattgttcttaagTATGCGTctgtttttctaaatatataaaataaaaacaatacacacaaacacaaacacacatacctgcATTGACAATAGCGTCTATCTCCAGCATGGTGATGTCACCGCTGTAGAGGGAAATCTTCTGGTCCAACATTACATTCCTCTCGTACAATGGTTTCACACTACCACCTGAtaatgatgacacacacacacacacacacacacacacatgcacacacacacatgcacgcgcgcgcacacacacacacacacacacacacagcattgtTAAGATTAGCTAGTACAGACAAATTTAGCAAACTAACAATATTTAATTATACCTGTTATGGAAGAAGTTTTGAACACTAAAACAAACTATATTACAACTACATGAAACTGCTGTTATGTCCCATTATGGtctatggaaaaaaaagattgtgttttTAGACCCTAGTCTACTGTGAACATAAATCTGAATACATTTAATGTCCATATGATAGAGTTGGGTGCGGGTGCAGAACTAAGAAACAAACTTTCTTTGTTCCTGTTTGAAGGAGAGGTACCTGCACACTTAACTTTAAttgataaaagtaaaaattgACTTAATTTCATCAACAATGTTCCTTTCTTTCGGAAGATATTTTGGCTCAGCTGTGATATTTTTAGTGGTGACAGCAGGAATAAGTTCAGAGTACACTGTCTTTATTACTCATTCCAATAGAGAAAGTCAAACTATTTTCACTATATCCATTCCCCATAACCTTTGAAAATGCAAACAGAAGGaaatatgtttattgtttgCTGTCACATACTGATGGCAGGGCATGTCTACGGGTGAAAATGAGGAGACAGTAAAGCTTtgaaaaatgttccaaaaatatAATGCTTCTGATATTTAATATTGGgttaaaaacatattcagagCTAATCATCTTTTgcattctgttttaattttgcTAATTTTTATGCATAAGAAGCTCATTTGACACTTCAAAAAAAAGCGGCTTCCATatctttgtttattgcaaaacAAATTATAACGATCCGATTTTTTGGTTTATGATATCAGATGCAATATGGCCAAATATCTGATAGAAGAAGGAGTAGAACGGctgtctctctatccctctcagAAAGTCTCAGCACCAGATGAGCTTGACGGAGACTTTGAGTTTGACTGATGCTGGGCGTCTGACCTGCAGCAGGAGTCCACACAGGGATGTCTTCTAGCGGCACAGAGCTAGAAGTCCTGTAGTACTGACGTCTGTCCTTCACAGATAGAGACAGCAAGCACTCTGAGAGAAAGAATGGAAGAACAACAGTAAGTTAGAACTGGATTTGACTTTATCTTTCCATTTACTTTgtggaaaagagaaacatgCCAATTTTGACATGCCAGAAGAAAATCTTCATGAGGAATAGGTCAAAGAGTCCTTGCAGTAGGCCTACAAACATAATAAACCAAAGTTCCTAGATTACACAGATATAACTCTTGGTGgaagttttgtaaaaaaaaaatccagattattaagtgacagatttattttagaTAGAAAAATACTAATTAAGTCAATAACTTTCTAGACTGATTTAATGCTTACTTATAGGTCTGGGCGCTAAAACGATAACGATAAGTATTGCAATATAATTAATTGTCGCAGTATAATTTTTCTCTAATAACAAATGTTTGATAGATTTAAAATCCTACAATTACACCAGAAGACATTTGAGTCTAAAACTGTTAACACCACAAACATTTTCCCACCATTTGAAACAATATCATCCGTTAGAACACAACGAAAGCAAGGAATGACCAAACGTGCCAAACAAGTGTTAGTGACCCTCAGCAAGCACCGGGCAAGTAAGTTACCGCCCACCAGCAAACTGTCATATCAGCGTTTTTCAGCACTGTGCTGATGATACTGAAATGTTCCTTTGTTCAAGCatagtttgtcatgtttttgacAATAAGGAATGTTTCAACCACaattaaccatctggtttcttcaactttcactcaggagcaaaatGTAGTCTTTAGGTATGAgagaaataatgatttgacatttattgtgataattatcgatatcgactgatTTATCGTGATAAAAGATTTTGTCATATAGTTAAGCCGTAataatttttcaaaaacaataacacaacaaccacagcttctcaaACTGAATGTGCTCCCTTTCTACTGGTCCTGATCTGTGTGTCATCTAAATAAAAACGTCAAGGCCATTATTGTATTGGCCTATATGATATCCATTTGGacttatattgtgtttttggtatttttgaatATGTTTATCATGAGTGTGtagagcagggatgggcaactttggtcacagcaagggccacattcttttaactctcactgccagagggtcaaattgtagaatacaaaaacgattacagtcaatttttTCTCCAATTTAACTTCAACATATatcagtgatcaaatattattatggacaatatttctggttttcatgatttcatggcagattttgtcatgttttcttcatgttcccaattaattgatttgtaaaaattgacctgagggccacgttgagggttgatgggggccgcatgtggcccccgggccgccagttgcccacccctggtatAAAGTGTGCTTATAGTACTTTGTtgtaaaatgacaaaacaaattcTTAATATAACTGTTTAAGATGTGTTCTTTGGACTATTTGCTTGGCTGTAATGGTTTTTGCAAGCACTTGCTGCTCTAGTTCTACATCCATCAGCCAGTGACTGACAGCTGGACTGGACACGTGACAGCACATAAGTTTTCTCTTATTGATGAGCAAAACATTGAGCAATTAAGCTGTTGTAATGTGTAATTAAAAATCATCTTGGCCAGTGTTGAACTGCCTCACCCTTGGTCTCCTTCCAGTCTCCttcagcagagtttaggttaACTTTCTGGGCCATGGCGGTGAGGGTTGTGGTGTGCAGAAACTGGACCAGCGCAGCTGAGCTAACTCCGAGGGCGGCACCGAGGGCGAACTTGCCCAGCCAGCCTCTCCTCCCCCCGGGTGAGGAGGAACAGTTCCCCTGGCTGGACTtccaagctgctgctgctgtcgggGAAGTAGAAAACCTCCCAGCACGGTGCGGAGCGTTAATATGGCCGCGGACAGGACTAGTTGCTGGCTTCCCTCCCAGCTGGGGGCTTCCAGgagataaaatgtgtttgaacttGTCGCCGGCTCTCTGGAAGTCAGCACGGACACGACTCAGAGGGCCGCTGGACAGAGGGGCTCTGACATGTGAAAACAGAGTTGACATTTGCAGTGCCATGCCTGAGTGACAGCGAGGGGGGCAAGCGGTTTGTATTACTGCAGCGACACAGAGCAACCGTGAAACAGTTTCGCTTTCGATACTTTCAGAGTGAatctcaaaaaacacacatttaggtTTCATGtgccatttttgttttggaCGTTTGCGCGTGGACCGTACCACCTACGAAGGGGGGCCAGGGACTGTTGCAAAACTGCAAACTTAAAGAAGTGTCAATCAACATTAATGTGACGTGAAGTGCTGGTATTTAACTTTGAATTGGCTATCATACGCAATGGTAATGACACGAAGAAGTATCCAGTGTTACCTTGTTTTTAATATCACACTACATGTAAACCCCCCGACTCTAATTAAATGGAAAAGCCGAATCCAACTACTAAGACGTACGCCTCCTTCACGACCGTCGGAAATACTAGTATTACAAGATGACGGCCAATAAAGCAActctttattttacaaactAGTTGTAAAATTAAGTTTCGTTTACATTACGTTGTCTTTGAAATGTAATAAACACGTAACTAGAAACAACCGTAACATCTTTTAGGGCGACGATTGTAAAGTTGTGCGCTAAAAATTACAGCAACATTTCACCACATTAATTAGAGCTAGGCTATTTTGTTTACTTTGtcgtatttatttttgtgtgaaaataaatctttgctAAATATTAGTCTGAGATTATAAATATTTAGGTACGTTTAAAAAgctttcaaaaaatgtaaaaggctATAGGTTACTTTTCGTATTTGTCATTAGGCTGCTGTTTTTGAGTTAGGGTTGTCCTTAGACTAGGACAAGATGATTTTATAGTGTAAAGGACATCTAGCAGCCCCATGATGGATTAAAATAATCATCATTAGCAGTTAAAGtaatattaatttattatttaaaagaaaacatgtttttcctcaAATTTAACCAGTAACTTTATATGATGAAAGCAAGATCATCTGGATTTGTTCCAGAGACATTAGGCTTCCCTCTAGGTATAGGAAAATGGCTCTTCAGCTAAGAATATGcagtcctgtttttttaaactgtacaaCCAGTACACATATCACATATCACTTTATTGGATTGTGCTTGTTGTTTAAAAGGGAGGAGTGCAATATGTGTGTGGTCTGTTTATATATCTCATATCTACTATCCAACATGTGTTGCATGCAGATGCATGAACATGTTGCCTAATGTCACTCACACTGTCAGTAAGAGAGAGCTGAACCCTTGCATTTCCGCTTGAcggaaactgacaaaaaaaaaggaaccagcCATGGTTTGACAGAAgtgacacaaagagacagagcaACACAGACCACAACCAGCCCAGCCCgagagaggagaggctgcaGCACATCTTACCGATACAGGGGCCACTGAGTTCCCATTTCTTAAACCCTTTGACAGAGGAGGCTGAAGGTAGTGTCCTTAATattgtgtgtgatggtgtgtgtgcgACTGCATGAGAGGAGGGGCAAACTAGAACAGAGTGAAAGTTAGAGCTGGATGTGTTTGAGTGAATCTTATGTGTTGAATATATAGATGTGGGGTACATTTTGAGGTCATATCGGTTGACTAACTATTATATAGGAAATAAGCTGGTCAGTCATGCAGAAACATGCGAAAAAGAGAGTTCAGGCCTCTAAAATGATTCATTTGGTTGCTTAATTGTCATTGATAGAACATGTTACTCTGAGCAGATCAGAAAGCGGAAGTGTGCGCCTGGTGATAGTTTAAGTTAGAAACAGGAAGTTTTCGTCAAACTGGACATGTTGCCCGAATCAGCTTACccatccagtgtgtgtgtgcagctgttaCTCAGTATCATGTGTTACTGAACCATGAGTTTCAGTCAGTTTGGCTGAATTATGATTGACAGGTCATCTATCTTCTCTTTGTGCCATAACCATCTGAACATTTCTGGATATGTGAAGCAGATTTTGTATTACAGATCTagaatggtttttttttttttatttgctttaaatATTATGTAAAGCAGATTTTATACTTCTTGAACAgtagtttaatatttttatttttaaataaaattagaTGTCTGTTAGTCACTTTCTGATATGAAGTAAAGCGGGAAACACTAATGTGAAGTTCAGCTGAAATAGTTTTTCATATTGAGGCACAACATTATGAAGTGTGACTGACTTGGGTTGGAgagttttttaatgtttctcatGCATTTCAGCAAGTTATTAATGGATCAGAGTATATCATTTCTTACTTGTGACATAAATAGCTCTCTAGAATAATAATAGTGGAAGCACTTAGTGAGGCTTTATGATACATCTGAACATTTTTATACTTGTCAGACATGAAGAGAGTAAAATGAGGAGTTTAATTTAAGGACCTGTGAAAGAACATTTGATATAATAATCTCACTGAAGGCATTCATCTTGTTCATCCTCTTGTCCTTGACTGCTTTGCCTGAGCTGTCACACATTTGTCTATTGCTAATAGATAATTTCAAGAGCATTTGTTGAGCAGCTTTCCATAACAATCTGTTATCAGCTTGGCAAAGTTAGTTAATCATCACTTTTAACTCTCTTCATTTTTTACTCCagctttcttctcctctcctgacATCTGTCTACTCTGTcagttcttctctctctcactctctctctctcttttgttctaTTTCTCCCAGTATGGCCGCATGGGACCTGTCAGTCACAGTGGAGGACCTGGGCCCTGACGCCCCACCTGTCACCCTCAGTGTTGCCTCTGACCTCCACGTCGGAGGGGTCATCCTAAAGCTGGTTGAAAAGACACGTGGGTGCctatctgtctgtttctgtttgttaccGTCTCAGTCTCAGTCACTGTGAAAGGAGACttaaaaagttacaaaaatTGCATGGACAAGGCTTCcttttgaaataaatgcatGTGTAACTTGCCAGGTAGTTGTAAGGTGTCACTATAACTTTGCACCAAAGTCTTTCCACTGACCAATTGGATCAATCCTTCACCAAATTcttggttaaaataaaaagtagcaAATTGACTAGTATCtgtataaagaaataaaattgcatcacacatgttttgtttaACAAGCCTCTACAAGGAACTTATTGTGGCTATGTACTCATAGAGCACTGATGGACACAGACTTATAGCAGGCAGACCTCACATCTATAATTACTTGCATCTGATATGacatctgtgttgtgtgtgtcctttGTAGAGATCCAGCGGGATTGGTCAGATCATGCTCTCTGGTGGGAGCAGAAGCAGCACTGGCTGCTGCGGACAGCCTGGACTCTGGAGAAATATGGCATCCACGCAGACGCCCGGCTGCTCTTCATGCCCCAACACAAGCCCCTGAAGCTGGGCCTGCCAAACGGAAAAACCCTCAGGCTGCTAGTCTGCTTCTCCAACCCTGTCTTCCAGACCGTGATGGGCATCTGCAGACAGCTTAGTGAGTCTCAGTCCTCATGTCTTCTTTCTCTATTCCGTTCTCCAGCTCTTTCCCTTTCTCCTTTCTGTCTGTCACAGTTAGTGTCAACAGGCCAACAGGACCCAAACTCAGGCAAAAGACACATAGCTGGCCTTGTGCAGATCAACAAATGATTCACAGAATAAGCTTTCAGAGTTTACAGACAGAAGTCAGGGATCAGGAAAAGATACCTGACTTAAAAATATGCTAAAGCACGACAGATGAATATTGACAAATTGTCAGAAAACAAAGGATCCGGACAGATTTAGTGGTAATATGGGactttcagaatcagaaaagcaagacattttttttcttgttttccaagtttcttttatttgtttctctgttctTGTTCTTCAATAGTAAATCTTCCCTCTATTTTTTtgccatgttttgtttctttcgtCTTCCACCTTGTTTAGTCTCCTTCTTATTTTTTCGCTGCCCTTTTAACTATTTTCATGAACAAAGATCTGGAGTCAGAAGCACTATATGGTTGTGCCACACAGGGCTTAGGAGCCAACCACTCAGCTAACAAGCTGACAAACTAGGAGgaggtttgaagtcatttttatattttttatcagaCTACCATCACAACTCTCATTATCATAAAGGTGCGTGCCGAGCTGGGAACAAATCTTATTGCAAACATGTCCATTTCATATGACTGCAGCAACATTGATTCTGAGgtgattattaaaaaagaaacacatgaacgCTGTACCATATTACAGCAGCACTTGGTATACGAATCATCTAATAGGCTTCTTAGATAAAGAATGTGCCTCCAGCTGAATGTGATCAGATATGATGTGCTACAATCGCAACACagagttgtttatttttgtaattaatCCTCTTATCAGATTGCATGGagctgtttattttctgttgatctGCAAAGGAAATATAAATTCAGTTATTCAGACATTATTGATAAGAAACATAGGCTGAGGATGGAGTAGCTTGAATGACAGATTAATAAGTTGTTCGGTCAACGCCTGAAGActaaacaaaaatcaacaaatgtATTAAACCTTAAATATTTAGAGAACACCTTCTGATCCCACATTGATTCTGTCAGGACTGTTTGTCTGCATCATTGAGCTAATTCCTCGTGTCCATTAACTCTCTGTTATTAACGCAGATATCCGCCACCCTGAGGAGCTGTCTCTCCTCCGGCCTgtagaggagaagaagaagaagaaagacaaagactCAACTGAGGAGATCTACAACCTGACCGAGGTGCCCCTCTCCTCGGGTACACTCATCACACTGCACTCACATGTTTGATCAACTTTCAACTCTAAAACCCAATATAaaaactttgtgttttgatttgaaaatgcaACCCTCCATTTACTGCTGTACCATCAATACTGAAAATACTATAAAACCCCTGCAGTCACAACTATCCAGGTAtataaacagcaaaaacaaaagtcacagAGTATAGTGTCAGCTTTGTACAGCAAATAATTGTTAATTTGGAATGAGGTTTTTAATTAACATCTGAATGATTTTAAAGATTACCCAAATAGAACGTGCCATTCTCTCATCTTCTGTgcattttaaagcagaaactGAGCGACATATTTGAGAGTTTAGAAGCGTATTCCCTTTTGTCTACAAATTGTACTGTTATCCGCTGCTCCCCATCTTTCACAGCATCCCGGCCCAGCCTCTATAACGGCATGCCAGCTCATTTTGCTGACTCGCCACAAATGGAGGCCATCTACAAAATGCTGTCAGTCACCCAGCCTCCC encodes:
- the macrod1 gene encoding ADP-ribose glycohydrolase MACROD1 isoform X2, producing MALQMSTLFSHVRAPLSSGPLSRVRADFQRAGDKFKHILSPGSPQLGGKPATSPVRGHINAPHRAGRFSTSPTAAAAWKSSQGNCSSSPGGRRGWLGKFALGAALGVSSAALVQFLHTTTLTAMAQKVNLNSAEGDWKETKECLLSLSVKDRRQYYRTSSSVPLEDIPVWTPAAGGSVKPLYERNVMLDQKISLYSGDITMLEIDAIVNAANKTLLGGGGVDGAIHRAAGPMLKKECASLHGCETGEAKITCGYGLPAKYVIHTVGPIAQGGVGEVEKKALRSCYENSLTAATKNEARSVAFPCISTGIYGYPPELAVQEALATVREYLDKHHDKLDRVIFCVFLPTDKKLYLQNLPLYFPAA
- the macrod1 gene encoding ADP-ribose glycohydrolase MACROD1 isoform X1, whose protein sequence is MALQMSTLFSHVRAPLSSGPLSRVRADFQRAGDKFKHILSPGSPQLGGKPATSPVRGHINAPHRAGRFSTSPTAAAAWKSSQGNCSSSPGGRRGWLGKFALGAALGVSSAALVQFLHTTTLTAMAQKVNLNSAEGDWKETKECLLSLSVKDRRQYYRTSSSVPLEDIPVWTPAAGGSVKPLYERNVMLDQKISLYSGDITMLEIDAIVNAANKTLLGGGGVDGAIHRAAGPMLKKECASLHGCETGEAKITCGYGLPAKYVIHTVGPIAQGGVGEVEKKALRSCYENSLTAATKNEARSVAFPCISTGIYGYPPELAVQEALATVREYLDKHHDKLDRVIFCVFLPTDKKLYLQNLPLYFPAEATVKSKL